The following proteins are encoded in a genomic region of Ostrea edulis chromosome 7, xbOstEdul1.1, whole genome shotgun sequence:
- the LOC130048450 gene encoding uncharacterized protein LOC130048450 gives MSTYNCSDPVSISNGYYVVDKSYYENGDQVYFICNSDYSLSGNPLLTCDGTTGNWSGNYPSCSSTTTTSTTTTPANEEWVYVGVGLISFLGLLFLLIILLLLIKVCYRLCRKWSRVSALHGIDEQVEVGCCFACCNRCCLKCCKCCQDDSNIIKVKTRPKVKKPKQIPKETYISPPPASVISEDRAESTAPAPRIEVKPAKEIAVWKPHSHPVRKINTSTK, from the exons ATGTCTACCTACAACTGTTCTGACCCTGTGTCAATTTCAAATGGATATTACGTAGTGGACAAAAGTTACTACGAAAACGGGGACCAGGTTTATTTCATCTGTAATTCCGACTACAGTTTGAGCGGGAACCCCTTACTGACGTGCGATGGGACGACAGGGAATTGGTCAGGAAATTATCCTTCATGTTCCTCCACCACGACCACGTCAACGACCACGACACCAGCTAATGAAG AGTGGGTGTATGTGGGAGTGGGACTGATTTCTTTCCTAGGACTTCTGTTCCTATTGATAATACTCCTGCTATTAATCAAAGTCTGTTATCGCCTCTGCAG AAAATGGTCGAGAGTGAGCGCGCTGCATGGGATTGACGAACAGGTCGAGGTGGGATGTTGCTTCGCTTGCTGCAACAGATGTTGTCTGAAATGTTGCAAGTGTTGTCAAGACGACAGCAACATCATCAAAGTGAAAACGAGACCAAAGGTGAAAAAACCGAAACAGATTCCAAAAGAAACTTACATCTCGCCGCCTCCTGCATCGGTCATTTCCGAGGACAGGGCGGAGTCTACCGCTCCAGCGCCCAGGATAGAGGTCAAACCGGCCAAAGAGATCGCCGTCTGGAAACCGCACTCCCATCCGGTCCGGAAGATAAACACCAGCACTAAATAG